In the Primulina huaijiensis isolate GDHJ02 unplaced genomic scaffold, ASM1229523v2 scaffold43093, whole genome shotgun sequence genome, CTCAAGACCAGAAAATGCAAATAACAGTTGCTTTCAACCATTTTGGGAAGAGAATGGTGCAAAGAATGCCTCGGTGCCGATGGGGTTACATCCACGTTGTGAACAACGACTACACTCATTGGAATATGTATGCCATCGGTGGCAGCCAACACCCCACCATCATTAGCCAGGGAAACCGATACATCGCGCCCCCGGAAAACCCTTTCGCCAAGGAGGTATGTAACAGAACCTATTTTTTCGTTAATTGATCAtgtaaattcaactcattgttATGTACGCCATCTGTTTAGTTACATGAGTTCCGTTTGAGCTCAATAACTTTGATgttttttgtgattttagtATGTTTTTCATTGATATGAAGTCTAATTGCGAGAAAATTCTAATGTACTAAAAGTTAAACGGGAATAATTAAAAGACTAAAATGACAATGATCATACCAACTTACACGATCaattttggggaaaaaatgCAGGTGACGAAGAGGGAGTACTCACCAGAATCAGTGTGGAAACAGTGGACATGGAGATCAGAAGGCGACATGTTCTTGCGAGGTGCATTCTTTGTTCAGTCTGGAGATCCAATCTGGACTAGCAAGCACCCGGAGGTATACGATAAGATATCAGCTGCTCCGGCAACTCACGTGGCAGAGATGACGAGATTTGCCGGTTGGATGAACTGCAAGCTCGGGATACCTTGTTAAAATTGTAAGAATATGGCAGGCGATCGAGGCCGACACAAGAACGAAAGaagaatatataaataatgtaCATGCATTAGAACGAAAGAAGAATATATAAATCATGTACATGCATTTGGTTTAATGTTCATATTTTTGGGACTGGGTGGATTTAATAACATTTATAAAAGGAACAAATATTGTAAAAACAATTCCAgtaaaattatcataatatgaAAATTGATCGGTCTAAAAATTATCAACCCAACCATCTATGTTATGTGGCTTTACTTTAGGAGTAGGTCTcgatcttgtgagacggtctcacaaatctttatctgtgataccgatcaaccctaccgatattcacaataaaaagtaatactcttagtataaaaaataatactttttcatggatgacccaaataagatatctgtctcacaaaatatgacccgtgagactgtctcacacaagtttttgctttacTTGCTTTAGTGGCACTCTTTTCATTGagtattataaaaatatttacgtACAACCAAAACATTCATTTTTCATGTATGTTAACAATCTAAAAAGTTAACCATGATAAGTAGACCATCCTGACTTTGGATTAATTTTGGcctaaacttaatttatacaaaataaataataaaacatatgaatttatttttagccaatttttttaaaatcgttatttattcataaataaaagTAGTTTTGTGTTTAAATTTGATTGTTAAAAGTGCATCTAAGTTTAAATTACAACTTTGTGTGGAATCAATATATTGTGTTAATCTGATACAAGTGGCTTGGTTgatctccaaatttcaaatacGTCTAAATTTTCCCATgggttttagtttttttttttcaagtatacaatataaatttaatattaaatctGTATGATTTAGAAGAGACTTATAAGATTTACCACAATTAATTTGTAACCATATATACTCAGGTAagaaaaattcttttaaaaataataaattgaatattcgTTGCTTAATTTCGATGTTGGAACCGTAAGATGccaaacaaattgaagataacccaagtaattaatataaaatgtagTATGCTAAAAAAGTAATATAAAATGTGGtacatataagaaattcaaAGGAATCAATTAAGTTAGATTATTTGGAACGACTCGGGTATTATAATTGATTTGTGATTATCATTTTTTAGCCGAAttcgaatttattttttaaaagaaaaaaataatgcgatattttttttaaaagcttgtGCTCGTAATTTCGATTAATATATCTAGAAAATATCGCATGCTGACACAAACTCCTTGTTGTTTTACTTCCTGATCTTGCAGAAGATTTCAAAGCAACAAGGgacaaaaacataataaaaccaaaacCAGAACAAAGGATCATATAATAAACGCCTGAAAACATCCACGATCCTCAAGTTTTCCGGGAAAAAAGTTGCTGAAATCTTTTGCTATCaatttctctcttattttcttgcaaaaatcctgagtttttgtcaatatatatatatttgaattttgtgGTTTTGTTTCATGGCCTGGTGGCTGAATTTCGCAATGGATGGAGAGTTTATCTAGGTGAGTGatcttgcttctttttttttcacagAAATCTAGttagaattttaattataagtaattattttcagttatgATGATGAGGAAGCTGTGGCAGGGGCCTACGATTTAGCTGCATTAAAATATTGTGGGACTTCAACTTTTACCAATTTCCCAGTGAATTCTTTTTGTTGTTTGTGGGGTTCAATTTGAGAGGAGAAGCAAGtagaaaacaaagaaatggtTTGTAGAGgtaagtgttgaacactttctccttaagaagaatttgtcCATCACAATATGCTAGAGATTGGTGACAATCTTCTTCCAAGATACCACAACAACTcattgaataatgagcactcaaatattcaagttctatcacaaaGAAATGAATGGAACTATCTCTTGTTGAAGAAGGAGGAATAACAATATGCAAATGAGTATGTTTTGAGTTATGtgtttttgattttcaataaatcaatatttaatgtttttcatgttaaaAGACATGATCTTTTATTCATAGTGGTGTCTCTTGACAATTGTAACtgaccacaatcatcaaacaatgccaaggaaatgaaaaaatggcTGAAAAACGAAACAGCACGAAGGGGCGCGTGCAGGCGCCCCTACGCGATCTCGGCAggcgcgcgcacatgcgcgaagctccgcgcgcatgtgcgcgcctgcTACTGTTCACaatcgaatattttatttttcgtcCCTTCaatgttccgactactcgtttgaaGTTCTTTCAACATTCGATGAACTTGTTTCGAGTTTAATTTAGAACCACtgaacttaatattcgttcattaaacTTCGTTCTtcatttcgaatttttccaatcaaacacattgattaatttgcttaattttcattcattaaacaTCAAAATTATCCAACACTTTTTACTATCAAGTAAATATATAGATGCTCAAATTACCACCGTTTCGTGGTGTGAAGAATGAGACGTAGTTGATTCAATCTACATATACCAAACGGTAGTATTAGTTTCCTCAATATAAATTTTCTGCAGGGAACTGATTATGAGAACGAAATTGGAATCATGCAGTGTCACAACTCACAAGAGAAGAATACCTAGCTTCATTGAGAAGGTAtagttttttaattaatcatttcatTCACCTTTGTAATGTAAAATAGTTCATCGGTACGGTGCTGTATTAAGATCTTTAATTTCATACATGCAGGCACCATCACAATGGAAGATGGGAAGCTAGAATTGGTAGAGTTTTTGGGAATAAGTACCTCTACCTTGGCACCTACAGTAAGTACATGTCTAAAACAAACTTGTCACATTTCATGAATAAAACAGAGATTAAACAAGCTAATGAATCACAATTCTACGTGCAGGTACCCAAAAAGAAGCAGCTCATGGCCAACGCAGTCGTCACGAATTTCGACTTGAGGACGTACATCCGATAGTTGAAGCCCGGATCGGGTACTTCTTTGACACTCACTCAAGAAACAAGACCAAAAGCAGAATCACATGAAGTTTTGATGTCTTCTCCTCAGTCAGGGAAAGGTTAACCGAGTCGGTGCAAAACATATGGAGCAAAAGCTCCTTTTAAGTACTCTTgcaaataataaacaaatattaATACAAAATTGTGGGGAGCAAAACTTTggttaaaaagaaatatttgactGAAGCgactaaattcaaaatttttgatttggtaaatttagaaatttgctttttacttttaaaaacgACTGCAAAATcggtttatttgatttagtttagtttatttatatataaaaatcggATAAACTGAATAAATCAATTCCTTTAATaagcttcaatttttttatattcagtattattaaataaaaatctgaatttttaaatttttttccccgAAAATTTGGTTAATTTGGATATAGACCAAAATAATCGAATTGCACTCAATTCGGTTTATATGATTTTAACTTTTGAACTGATTCCGGCTTTATTTTGGTTTAACTGAAATTTTGttcataattaattttgataattataatttttatcttacttttaaaattttaaacattattactattagtattattaatttatttcgcATGATTATCACATATTAGTAGgtgttttaatttaaatagtaaaaattaattatatttttgtatttcctaatttattttatttttaataaataaaaaagcaCCAGCTGCCGTCAGCTGAGATGGGACACTGAAATGGCTGCGCTGTTGAATTCAGCTACTCTCCTCCAAATCCTTATCAAAGGTTAAATCTTTTTTCACCCTTCTTTGTTCGAAATTGCAATTCTTCGGAGAATTCAACGGTGGAGTAAACGAAATTCTTTttctgtttattataattgaataaCATCCGTAGGCAAATGGGTGGGAGGTTGCAGATTGATCGATGATTCACTTCACCGCAAGAGAAATAAGACCCGATTTCTGAATCACTTTGTCTCTGCCAAAGCAATGAGTACTGGTTATTCGGGAAAGAAGCAAGTGTGGATATGGACGGAGAAGAAAGAAGCCATGACCGCCGCCGTAGAGAGGGGTTGGAATACTTTCATCTTTCATTCTCACCGCCGTGAACTCGCCGCTGAGTGGTCCTGTGAGCATAAGCTGTCCTTGTGTTAAGTTTTGTTGAAATGAATTAGTCGAATGTGTAAATATTATGATATTCTTGACAATATCGCCGCTGAGTGGTCCTGTGAGCATACGCTAAGTTTTATTGAAATGAATTAGTcgaatttgtaaatattatgaTATTCTTGACAATTGTAAACAGTGTTGAACATTGAAGGCAATTAATATGATAAATCCATTTATAACATTGTTGCAGCTATTGCAGTAATTTGTCCTCTTTTCGTTGAAGATGGTATTCTCTTTGATGGTGAGCGCAAGAAAGTTGCTAATTATTTTGAGATCTCTTCGCCCCGTGAACTGGAGAAGCTGCAATCATTGAATGAAGAATCCGAAAATGTCGTTATTAGTCTCCTGAATTGGCAAGTAAGCTAGTCAATCTCGGCCAGCCGAAGTAGATAGCTATTTTTGTGCCTGACGGGCCGCGGCTATTTAATTCTATTTGTTGTATGTCCAGTATTTACATGCAAATTAAAACATCGTCCCCCCGGTATAGTAGTGTTGGCAAACTatgaaaattgataatattCTCTTGCTTGTTAAATATGGTAATATCTAATATATTCTATGTATATTAATCTGTGTTGAAAGCAATGCACTTTTTTCGTTGTTATGCATCTTTTCACCAGCTTTCCTTGTATTTGTTTAGCATAGCTGTAAACTCATCTTGGTCTACACGACCAGCCTCTGCTGTAAGTGTAGGGCTGTCCAAAACTGCACCACAGGCTCAGAATGGGCAATGTTTGAGTGGGAACTTAGTAGTCTCCGTCGTCGTCGCTTATTATCAGCATGTCTGTTAAACTGCGATGCTGAGTTTAGTTTTTCTTTGCTCTATTGGTCTCACTTACATATGTCTACTAGGTGATACCTGCAGAAAATATTGTTGCCATGATTCAAGGCACTCGAAAAACGGTCTTTGCCATCTCAAACTCACATTCTGAAGCTCAAATTTTCTTTGAGGTAGCATCGTATTCTGAACCATTGTGTTACTTAGGCCCGACTCTACAAATTTTTCGATTAATATATCTATACCAGTAGGCACTGGAGCATGGTTTGTGTGGTGTAGTTTTGAAAACCGAGGATGTTGAATCCATCTTTCAGCTGAAGGTAATAAACTTATACATGATATTAATAATGCTCACTGTAGAAAGATGTGGACCTTATGATGTGCATATTATCAGGACTATCTTGATAGAAGAGACGAGGAAGGTAGCCTTTTGGGATTAACCAAAGCCAGGGTAACTAAGGTTCAAATGGCTGGGATGGGCGACCGTGTCTGCGTAGATCTTTGCAGTATTATGAAACCTGGTGAAGGCCTTCTGGTTTCACTTACACTTACTTCTGTGCCTTGATTTCAAATTCCTATTTTAGATATTTCTCGTGAATCACAAACgttaatcatttttattttgtgcTTAAGGTCGGATCATTTGCGAGAGGGCTTTTCCTTGTTCATTCAGAATGCTTAGAGTCAAATTACATTTCCAGCAGACCTTTCCGAGTCAATGCCGTGAGTAGTAGCGAATTCAGAAATTTTTTTGACCTACGTAATCCACACTTGGCTAGTGCACTCTATGCTTTCTATCAAAAAACAATCAACtatattcaaattttgaatgGTACAGGGTCCGGTACATGCATATGTTGCTGTCCCAGGGGGGAAGACTAGCTACCTGTCCGAGTTAAAATCGGGAAAAGAGGTTATTATTGTTGACCAATCGGGGATGCAGCGAACAGCAATTGTTGGCCGTGTAAAGATTGAAACTAGACAATTAATCCTTATTGAGGCCAAGGTCTGTATATGCCACCGTGCTCTTGAATTGTAGGCACATTGTCTCTAGTCTAGTTCACTGGGGGTAATTGCTGCCTCCCATGCTATTTTCAACGTGACAAAATGATTAATACATGGTTTTGGAATTCTATATAGTTTAAAATATCTTAGTTGCTCTTTTACCTTAAGCCATAGTTTTTTGCTAGAAGCAAACACCTGGATTAAAATTAGTACAAGAGCCAAATTTGCATGTCCTACTCTCATAAATTGTGATTATGCAAATTGGAGCAATAATTGCCTGCACTATTCTGCGTGATTACTGATTTGTTACATAATTGTTGGAACGTAATGTTTGGGAAATGTTataaaaaatcaagttttttttacacaaaaaaaattgagttttaaGTATCCAAGGAACACATGTTGGGTCATATGTGAATTTGAAAAGGTTTTCTATAGTATTGGCCAACAGACATCTTGGGGTGCTATATGCAGGGAGATCAGGATAACAAGACTTACAGCATTCTTCTACAAAACGCCGAAACAGTTGCTTTAGTCGCCTCCCCTGAAGGTAAATCTCATTTCAACACAACATTCTTCAATGCAATTTGTATTCAATTGCATGATCGTTGTTGTTGCGGCAGAGGGGCATCAGTGTACTTCATTCCCTGTGACCTCACTCGAAGTAGGCGACGAAATTTTGGTGAGAGTACAGGAAGGTGCTCGGCATACTGGGATCGAAATACAAGAGTTTATCATCGAGAAATGAATTGTGGaggaaaatatgatttttatagcATTTTCTCCCACACTTGTGGTTCTAGGCTAGGCTTCTATCTTGCTTAATGTGATGGTATGTGAATGCTCTTGTGTTCCTAAGCCTGACTGGTTGTACTATTTAAACAATTGTTTCACTATGTTTGATCATTTAACctaaaatatgtttatgattctTCTAGTTAtaacttaattttaattttttttaatgaaagaaGTGATGCGAGTGGACAATTGGGAAGTACAAGAATGCAAGAAAGAGAACATGTTTTTCTATGGCCCATGCCAGAGTAGACCGCCAGAAATCAACGGCGGACGCATTTGTCTATTAGCAAGTAACATGGATCCTTACTAAGAAACGAATAATTAATGATCATCATATGATACAGCAATCATTTTTGTAATCTTATATTGCAAATTAAGTATTCCAAAACATATATACCAAatctcttttaaaaaaaacccatatATATCGAgaaatcgaaattaaaaccgTATAATCAGTTATTGATTGCTtctgtattaaaaaaaaaacaaaaaaaaggtgCATATATAACATTTTGGTGTATAATCCATGAACAGACAACTTTCCGATTCTGTGTTCGATTAATGTGGTAAATTTTGTTGTT is a window encoding:
- the LOC140969933 gene encoding uncharacterized protein isoform X2 → MAALLNSATLLQILIKGKWVGGCRLIDDSLHRKRNKTRFLNHFVSAKAMSTGYSGKKQVWIWTEKKEAMTAAVERGWNTFIFHSHRRELAAEWSLICPLFVEDGILFDGERKKVANYFEISSPRELEKLQSLNEESENVVISLLNWQVIPAENIVAMIQGTRKTVFAISNSHSEAQIFFEALEHGLCGVVLKTEDVESIFQLKDYLDRRDEEGSLLGLTKARVTKVQMAGMGDRVCVDLCSIMKPGEGLLVGSFARGLFLVHSECLESNYISSRPFRVNAGPVHAYVAVPGGKTSYLSELKSGKEVIIVDQSGMQRTAIVGRVKIETRQLILIEAKGDQDNKTYSILLQNAETVALVASPEEGHQCTSFPVTSLEVGDEILVRVQEGARHTGIEIQEFIIEK
- the LOC140969933 gene encoding uncharacterized protein isoform X1 → MAALLNSATLLQILIKGKWVGGCRLIDDSLHRKRNKTRFLNHFVSAKAMSTGYSGKKQVWIWTEKKEAMTAAVERGWNTFIFHSHRRELAAEWSSIAVICPLFVEDGILFDGERKKVANYFEISSPRELEKLQSLNEESENVVISLLNWQVIPAENIVAMIQGTRKTVFAISNSHSEAQIFFEALEHGLCGVVLKTEDVESIFQLKDYLDRRDEEGSLLGLTKARVTKVQMAGMGDRVCVDLCSIMKPGEGLLVGSFARGLFLVHSECLESNYISSRPFRVNAGPVHAYVAVPGGKTSYLSELKSGKEVIIVDQSGMQRTAIVGRVKIETRQLILIEAKGDQDNKTYSILLQNAETVALVASPEEGHQCTSFPVTSLEVGDEILVRVQEGARHTGIEIQEFIIEK
- the LOC140969933 gene encoding uncharacterized protein isoform X3 codes for the protein MSTGYSGKKQVWIWTEKKEAMTAAVERGWNTFIFHSHRRELAAEWSSIAVICPLFVEDGILFDGERKKVANYFEISSPRELEKLQSLNEESENVVISLLNWQVIPAENIVAMIQGTRKTVFAISNSHSEAQIFFEALEHGLCGVVLKTEDVESIFQLKDYLDRRDEEGSLLGLTKARVTKVQMAGMGDRVCVDLCSIMKPGEGLLVGSFARGLFLVHSECLESNYISSRPFRVNAGPVHAYVAVPGGKTSYLSELKSGKEVIIVDQSGMQRTAIVGRVKIETRQLILIEAKGDQDNKTYSILLQNAETVALVASPEEGHQCTSFPVTSLEVGDEILVRVQEGARHTGIEIQEFIIEK
- the LOC140969933 gene encoding uncharacterized protein isoform X4 → MCKYYDILDNIAAEWSSIAVICPLFVEDGILFDGERKKVANYFEISSPRELEKLQSLNEESENVVISLLNWQVIPAENIVAMIQGTRKTVFAISNSHSEAQIFFEALEHGLCGVVLKTEDVESIFQLKDYLDRRDEEGSLLGLTKARVTKVQMAGMGDRVCVDLCSIMKPGEGLLVGSFARGLFLVHSECLESNYISSRPFRVNAGPVHAYVAVPGGKTSYLSELKSGKEVIIVDQSGMQRTAIVGRVKIETRQLILIEAKGDQDNKTYSILLQNAETVALVASPEEGHQCTSFPVTSLEVGDEILVRVQEGARHTGIEIQEFIIEK
- the LOC140969933 gene encoding uncharacterized protein isoform X5, with translation MCKYYDILDNIAAEWSLICPLFVEDGILFDGERKKVANYFEISSPRELEKLQSLNEESENVVISLLNWQVIPAENIVAMIQGTRKTVFAISNSHSEAQIFFEALEHGLCGVVLKTEDVESIFQLKDYLDRRDEEGSLLGLTKARVTKVQMAGMGDRVCVDLCSIMKPGEGLLVGSFARGLFLVHSECLESNYISSRPFRVNAGPVHAYVAVPGGKTSYLSELKSGKEVIIVDQSGMQRTAIVGRVKIETRQLILIEAKGDQDNKTYSILLQNAETVALVASPEEGHQCTSFPVTSLEVGDEILVRVQEGARHTGIEIQEFIIEK